The following coding sequences are from one Eptesicus fuscus isolate TK198812 chromosome 7, DD_ASM_mEF_20220401, whole genome shotgun sequence window:
- the AQP6 gene encoding aquaporin-6, whose translation MEPGGCGLARRLGCRLWMAISKALFAEFLATGLYVFFGVGSAMRWPSALPSVLQIAITFNLATAMVVQVTWKTSGAHVNPAVTLAFLVGSQISLPRAVAYMAAQLAGAIVGAALLYGITPGDIRETLAVNVVQSRVSAGQAVAVELVLTLQLVLCVFASTDSRQTSASPAAMIGTSVALGHLIGVYFTGCSMNPARSFGPAVIVGKFEVHWIFWVGPLTGAVLASLIYNFILFPDTKTLAQRLAILTGTSEMEKVEGEEPQKNEPQSNPGDTKMENMCQIA comes from the exons ATGGAGCCAGGGGGGTGCGGCTTGGCCAGGAGGCTGGGGTGCCGGCTCTGGATGGCCATCAGCAAGGCGCTGTTCGCCGAGTTCCTGGCCACAGGGCTGTACGTGTTCTTCGGCGTGGGCTCGGCCATGCGCTGGCCCTCGGCGCTTCCCTCTGTGCTGCAGATCGCCATCACCTTCAACCTGGCCACGGCCATGGTGGTGCAGGTGACCTGGAAGACCAGTGGGGCTCACGTCAACCCCGCGGTGACGCTGGCCTTCCTCGTGGGCTCCCAAATCTCCCTGCCCCGCGCTGTGGCCTATATGGCTGCCCAACTGGCAGGGGCCATTGTGGGGGCTGCTCTGCTCTACGGGATCACACCAGGAGACATCCGAGAGACCCTCGCCGTCAACGTG GTCCAGAGCAGAGTCTCAGCGGGCCAGGCGGTGGCGGTGGAGCTGGTTCTGACCCTGCAGCTGGTGCTCTGTGTCTTTGCTTCCACCGACAGTCGGCAGACGTCGGCTTCCCCGGCCGCCATGATCGGGACCTCCGTGGCCTTGGGCCACCTCATCGGG GTCTACTTCACTGGCTGTTCCATGAACCCGGCCCGCTCCTTCGGTCCTGCTGTCATAGTTGGGAAGTTCGAAGTCCACTGG atCTTCTGGGTGGGACCCCTGACAGGGGCTGTCCTGGCGTCGCTGATCTACAACTTCATCCTGTTCCCTGACACCAAGACCCTGGCCCAGCGGCTGGCCATCCTCACAGGCACCTCGGAGATGGAGAAAGTGGAAGGGGAGGAGCCCCAGAAAAACGAACCCCAGTCCAATCCAGGGGACACCAAAATGGAGAATATGTGTCAGATAGCATAG